The segment GCATCTTATTAAACATATTTAATCGCCAAGACCCATTAGAATGTCAATTCATGTGGTCATATCCAAATGCCATCCCTTCTATTTCTACCTCTACATAGATTCCATGCCCTATCTACTGATGGAGCATCAAATGCTACAAGAGAGTAGCTTCTGCTCTGTTCACATTCCCTCATGGAGCACGTGTCAAGCAGATTTGCTTCAGATTggcatgaaaaaaagaaaggaaacaaaaagcgTATTCATAAACAGCTTAGAACCTATTGCCTCAAGAAGAAGATAAAACTCTGAAATCATTCTCTTACCTTGGGAGACCTGGGCAGATTTATCGTTCTCTCTTCTGCTAAGCTCAACAAGGTTAGCTTCATATCCTCAGCTGAGGGGTGTTTGGGAGGGCGAGGCGGGGGATGTAATACTGAGCTTTCGTATCTCCTTATCATGTAATACTGTTCCTCGGTAATCTCTTCTACAAGACTCCTAACTTGAAGTGGTCCTGCATCCGTAGGCAAACTACTACTATTAACTAACCGAACAGTCATTTTCAAGCGGCCCACGGGAATTTCCCAACATTCCTCGGGATTTTCAAAGTCACTGATAAGTAGGTAAGAATCTGTGATGTCCTCCTCCAACTGCAGTCCCGGAGTTGCTGCCAAAATGTCGTTTTCAATGGAGAGATCTCTCATAGCCACCTTCACATTGAAGGGCCAGCAGAACTGTGTGCAGAGCTCAGAAATCTGGTACTGTTTCTTATCGTGAATCACCTCTACAAAACCTCCTTCCATATACAGAGGAAGCTGTGCTGCTTCACGGGACTTACTGAGGATTCTTTCACAGGAAAGAATGTTTACTTTTCTTGTTCCTTCAAAGACAACTTCTGTAGTCTCGGAATGATGCACTAGAAATTGGTCTCCAACAGACACAGAGGATAGCTCCTTATGAAGTGTATGAAAAGCTTTGGTGGCCACCACGTGGAGAGTTTCTTTCTTGCTCTTAGCTATCTGCAGGTCATAGGCCGTTGGGAACTCCCTGGGTCTTCTTTTGAACTTGCCTTTGTAGCTAGTAGGGATCAAGAAGTGTCTTTTAGGGAAATTGCTGCGAATTTCTGAAGCTAAGATTCTTGAAGCCTGGTACTTTTTGTGGATGATAATGGTTTTCTCAGGCTGTAAAATATTTTGGGGCAGTTGGTTCCTCTGAGATACTTCGATGACTTCACCTACTACAGGAAACTCTTTGCTGGTCATTTCAAAAAGATCGTCTGTAGACAGCAACTGAAGAAACCAGCTAGCATCATAAGAGTCAGTAATGTCTTTGACTTCAACGTCTAAACTGGGGAGAATCCGGACTATTTCCTTTTGAactgaaaatgaaagagaaaataactGATATTTTGTTCAGAGTGCTCTCGTGGTATCCTGGTAGAGATAGTCTCCTGGCACTATTCAtttagggaagagaaaagaactcAAATAGTCATGATATGATTTTCTTTATATATGACTTTGCAGTTTTGAAACTTTATGATGAGAAAAAGGGATACGTATACCAACATGCTCAACTTAAGAAATAGAGGTTACCCAACCCTTTGTATCTCTGTGAATCTCAGCAAAAATTACTTCTTGCTTATTACTATAAATGGTAATTATGCTCCTGACTCAAATGCTGCCCATTCTTGAATTTATGCGTATATTTTATGATATGTATCATATATCTATATGAATGTACATATAAATAGACAAGTATGAAAGTCTTATCACTTGATTTTAAGTCATGTTTCTGAGATACAGGGATTATATGTAAAACCTTTatgggtttctgcctgtgcctggagctgacccgaTCCCACAGCTCtcggcacccaaatcccatgggggagagagttggactctcaggagtgcagacaatcctgagagctcagagaaaaacaccacttctgttcacattcatgACCAAAGCAGAACGTGCACCTAGAGCAgtcacaggaacctaggagcagtcaggggcaggatccttccagtttctgcctgtgcgcAGAGCTCAAAGTTGGTTaccaggagcgctgacacacctgagagcagaggtaagaccaccacttctgctccaagggacccgcctggagctctcaggacacacaaacccagtaGCAGTCCAGGACTAGCCTGGTCCCAtagctttctgtacccagattccaCTGGAAAAAAAGCCAGTCTCCAGAAGTGCTGAGACACTGGCTTAAAaaaagggtcaagccactgtcagagagagcaagaccagCTTACAgaagagacaaccagatggtaagaggcaaggacaggaacctaagcaacaaaaaccaagattgCTTGGCATGATCAGagcccacctctaacaacaaatataacaagaaacaacaatcactatttcttaatatctcttaattcCCCAATGAAAACACAATGACTAACAGGCTGGATGTGGAAAAatgacccagtattttgctgcctacaggaaacacatgtcagtgacaaagacagacactacatcagagtaaaaggctggaaaacaattttccaagaaaatggtcccaagcaacaagctggagtagctattccaATATCAAAtcaaatcgactttcaaccaaaagttatttaaaaagataagggaAAACATGGCATACTCAtcatggaaaaatccaccaagatgaactctcaatcctgaatatctgtgctccaaatacaagggcacctacgtacataaaagaaagctttctaaagctcaaagcacacattgtacctcacacgataatagtaggagatttcaacacacctctctcaacaatggacagatcatggaaacagaaattaaacagagacacaatgaaactaacagaagtcatgaaccaaatggattcgATACACATCTATCGAACACTTCATCctaacaaaaggatatacctgtTTTTCAGCACCTCAAAATAGGCTTCAACACATaacagaagattgaaataattgcatgcgtcctatcagatcaccacagactaaggctgctgTTCattacaacaaaaatgacagggagcccacatacaaatggaataatgagcaatttgtaaattcatttggaataacaaaaaacaagaatagcacatctatcctcaacaataaaagaaattctgggggaatcaacatccctgacctcaaacggtattacagagcaacagtgataaaaactgtatggtattggtaggaaggtagatcaatggactagaattaaagacccaagaaatgaacccacacacctatggtcacttgatttttgacaaaggagctaaaaagaTCCAGTGGtgaaaagatagcactttcaaaaAATGGTTCacttggaggtcagcatgtagaaaaaggaaaatcgatccattcttattgccctgtacaaagctcaagtctaagtagatcaaggacctccatgtaaaaccagatacactcaaactactagaatAAAAGGGGGTAAGAGCCTAAAACACATGGGTACTAggaataatttcctgaacagaacaccaatgacttatgctgtaaaatcaagaattgacaaacgtgacttcataaaattgcaaagtttctgtaaggcaaaggtcactgttattaggacaaatggcaaccaacagattgggaaaagattttaaccaaccctacatctgataaagagctaatatccaatatatacaaagaactcaagaagttagactcaaatAACCcgatttaaaaatggggttcagagctaaacaaagaattctcagctgaggaatatcaaatggcagagaagcacgtgaagaaatgttcaacatctttagtcataagggaaatgcaaatcaaaacaactctgagattccacctcataccagtcagaatggctgagatcaaaactcaggtgacatcagatgctggtgaggatgtggagaaagaggaacactcctccactgttggtgggattgcagtctggtacaaccattctggaaatcagtctggaggttcctcagataattggacatagtactaactgaggacccacctataccactcctgaacatacacccaaaagatgctccaacatataacaaggacacatgttccactatgttcctagcagccttatttataatagccagaagctggaaagaatccagatgtgcCTCAACAGagtaacagatacagaaaatctcatacatctacacaatggagtactactcagctatcaaaaacagtgacttcatgaaattcttaggcaaatggatggaagtagaaagtatcatcctgagtgaggtaacccaatcacaaaaacatatacaatatgtactcactgataagtatatATTAGCCCCAATGCTCAAATtatctaagatacaatccacagaacacatgaagctcaagaagacggaTGAACAAAAGGCAGATgtctcagtccttcttaaagggaagaacaaaaatattcataggaggagatatggagacaaagtgtggagcagagactgaaggcatggccattcagagcctgccccacctggggatcaagcccatatacacacagccagcAAACCCAGCCAATATTGccgatgctaagaagtgcatgctgacagaagcctgatatagctgacccctgagaggctctgccacagcatggcaaatatagaggcgaatgctagcaccaatccactgaactgagaacagggtccccattggaggagttagagaaaggattgaaagagctaaaggggcttgcaaccacataagaacaacaataccaaccaactagagctcccagggactaaaccacctaccaaagagtacacaggaacagacccatggctccagccacatgtgtaggagaggatggccttgttgggcaccaatgggagaagaagctcttggtcttgccaaggcttgaccctgtagtgtaggggaatgtcagggcagagaggcgggaaaggatgggtggttgggtggggggacACCTTCATGCAAAAAGGGGCAGGAGGGATGGGctagagggcttatggatgggaaactgggaaagggataacatttgaaatgtaaatacaaaatatccagtgaaaaaaatgaaagaaaaaataagctttgtaattcataaaagaaagctcATGTATAATGTATCTAGCATAACCATCACACAAATCCTATACTAGAAGATAAAACAACAGGCAATAAACCCTCACAAAATGTAAGATACTTTAGGTATGTCATAGAGACATACAGTTTTTAAATGTCAAAGTTAGCTTTTTTCCACCAGTGCAATATTTTGCCCAAGAAGAAACAGAGTTCTATAACTGTGGCTCGCAGTGGAAGGATACACTTGGTAAATACTGGGTACACGCCACTATGCCACTGAGGACAAGCAAGGAAGTCTTGTGACTTTAGAGTAACTGAAACATTGGGTTCATACTTTTCTTCTTCGAGTAGTACGCTCAAAATATTATTACATTTCTTCTTAAATTAAGAGGATTtataacaatttatttttatatttctttctaacACAAGCTTTAtaatgaatttcataaacccaTATTTGCCCACTATCTGTAGTCACTGTAGGGAAGTGTTGTTGTTTGGGGGTGAGCAGCAGTTGGGTTGAGttgtattttgtggaatttcttattggtgatttttttttttatgaaacagGGCCTAACTGTAGCCATGGCTAATGACCTCGAGTTTACTATATATCCTAGACTGGcctctccatatggcaacccttgTGCCACTTCCTCCTAGGTACTGAAGTTATAGTCATGTGACACCACACCTGACCCTCTCCCATGTTCttagaaattaaaaacacaattttGCTTAGAACATTTTTACTTCTACAACATTGCAGAtgttacttttaaatattaataatcatTTGTTCAGCATCTGACATTATACCCTATATAATTTGTGTCATATCACATATATTCTTTATAATAGAGTTTGTAATGACATAGCACGGAAAAATTGTTTAATtgtgaagaaatataaaataaaataaatggtggCTTCCACAATGGAGATCTATAAATTTGTAggctcattaaaaataaataacaaatcagGAACTTCAAGGAAAAAATACTCCCTAAATTCTCTTATTTTACAGTTCATTTTATAAAGCTTATTCCTTAAATTAAGAATATATGTCATGGGGCTTCTTAAATCCCAGGCAATTTTAAAAGCTAAATTCTTGttaattgaataaaaatggtcaGATTTTAGAATTCTAGAACAAGCTCTAGATGACCTTCCTAGTTCCATATCATTCTTTAAATATGGGAAAATTTGAATTGGTATACTAGATgtcatttggggttggggatctCTAAATGATCCTATTAGAATAGCAGAGCCATAATATAGCTTTGTCTCTACCTTCATTGCTCCATAGCGTGTGCAGTGGGCAGAGAAGAGCTTTATTGGTTTTGTAGAATTTCATGGTCTCTGAAAAAATATTAGGCTAAACTGTCTAACCCCTGTATTCAAATTTCCTATGTTTAGTGCCTGACTTACCTTCagtatctttattttcttttaatgctTTTGTTCATTcaaaatttttcatattttggtcatgttcacacttttcttatttattttaaacccATCAAGTCCAGTTAGTGCTGCCTTTATATACTTAGATATATGACGACCCAGTAGAGTATGTTAGAGCTATGAGAAGGATACTGCATTTCTCTTTCCCAGCAGCTGTCAATTACTAAAGCCCCCCAACGAGGAGTATGActccctgcccctctttcctctgtgtgttGTGATGTAGACTTGAGTTTGCATGGGTCTTATACGTGCtgtcacatctctgtgagttcatataacTGATGCCAACACTGTGCAGAACACACTGTTTCCTGTGTAGCTATTGACTACCTCCAGGTCTCACATTCTTTCTGCACCCTCTTCAGCAGGATCCCTGAG is part of the Rattus norvegicus strain BN/NHsdMcwi chromosome 1, GRCr8, whole genome shotgun sequence genome and harbors:
- the Themis gene encoding protein THEMIS; this translates as MALSLEEFVHSLDLRTLPRVLEIQSGIYFEGSVYEMFGNECCLSTGEVIKITDLKIKKIMAEICEGDIGGLESLKPFELPMNFPGLFKVMADKTPYLTMEEITRTINIGPSRLGHPCFYHLKDIKLENFTIKQGEPIRFNSVEEINGETLVNCGVVRNQQSHSFTLPLSQEGEFYECEDEHIYTLKEIIEWKIPKNRTRTVKLTDFSNKWDSTNPFPEDFYGTLTLKPVYEIQGVLKFQKEIVRILPSLDVEVKDITDSYDASWFLQLLSTDDLFEMTSKEFPVVGEVIEVSQRNQLPQNILQPEKTIIIHKKYQASRILASEIRSNFPKRHFLIPTSYKGKFKRRPREFPTAYDLQIAKSKKETLHVVATKAFHTLHKELSSVSVGDQFLVHHSETTEVVFEGTRKVNILSCERILSKSREAAQLPLYMEGGFVEVIHDKKQYQISELCTQFCWPFNVKVAMRDLSIENDILAATPGLQLEEDITDSYLLISDFENPEECWEIPVGRLKMTVRLVNSSSLPTDAGPLQVRSLVEEITEEQYYMIRRYESSVLHPPPRPPKHPSAEDMKLTLLSLAEERTINLPRSPKSHHIDRAKKLHPDHCSMDSSVPGGFQNDLADVERRKNKHGPLQ